A genomic window from Gossypium hirsutum isolate 1008001.06 chromosome D10, Gossypium_hirsutum_v2.1, whole genome shotgun sequence includes:
- the LOC107915634 gene encoding G-type lectin S-receptor-like serine/threonine-protein kinase SD2-5 — translation MNKNARCYFVMSTLFTLLIIAVVVNIDLLFWIVLCAFLLVVAIFFFRRFKNGFQLAEEDNYLDNMLKMPTRFSYKDLKNITKNFSNKLGEGGFGSVCQGTLPTGSEVAVKHLFYVGPINKSFISEVQTIGNLNHFNLVSLVGFCAEKFNRFIVYEFMVNGSLDQWIFKTNQQLALGWQVRKKIILDIAKGLAYLHEDCNQKIIHLDIKPQNILLDVNFNAKISDFGLSKLIERDQSQVITRMRGTPGYMAPEWLSSVITEKVDVYSFGIVVLEILCGRQNIDESQLDENRHLLELFRRYQEEGKLLDLVDECNGDMHSNATEVMEMMKVVASCLQTEHANRPSMSSLVKLFEGSVDVVINMDEDSQNELTLEVEVESLASTVADSVLSGPR, via the coding sequence ATGAATAAGAATGCCCGTTGCTACTTTGTAATGAGCACACTTTTTACTCTACTCATCATAGCTGTTGTTGTGAACATTGATTTACTTTTTTGGATAGTTCTATGTGCTTTCCTTCTTGTTGTAGCCATTTTCTTTTTTCGAAGATTTAAAAATGGGTTCCAGCTAGCTGAGGAAGATAACTATCTCGACAACATGCTGAAAATGCCAACTAGATTCTCTTATAAAGACTTGAAGAACATCACCAAGAATTTTAGCAACAAGCTTGGTGAAGGTGGATTCGGGTCTGTTTGTCAAGGAACATTGCCTACGggttctgaagttgcagtgaagcatcTTTTTTACGTCGGTCCAATTAATAAGTCCTTCATTTCGGAAGTTCAGACGATTGGAAACCTCAACCatttcaatttggtaagtttggttGGATTTTGTGCTGAAAAATTCAATAGGTTTATAGTTTATGAGTTCATGGTTAATGGGTCGCTAGATCAATGGATCTTCAAAACCAACCAACAACTTGCACTTGGTTGGCAAGTTAGAAAGAAGATCATTTTAGATATAGCCAAGGGACTTGCTTATCTTCACGAAGATTGCAACCAAAAGATAATTCACTTAGACATTAAACCTCAAAATATCCTTTTAGATGTTAATTTCAATGCCAAAATTTCAGATTTTGGATTATCTAAGCTAATTGAAAGAGACCAAAGTCAAGTCATTACACGTATGAGGGGAACCCCGGGTTATATGGCTCCCGAATGGTTAAGTTCAGTCATAACTGAGAAAGTAGATGTCTATAGCTTCGGTATTGTGGTCTTAGAAATTCTTTGCGGGCGACAAAACATCGACGAATCTCAACTAGATGAAAATAGGCATTTACTGGAACTTTTTAGGAGATATCAAGAGGAGGGGAAACTCTTGGATTTAGTCGATGAGTGCAACGGTGATATGCATTCGAATGCAACCGAAGTCATGGAGATGATGAAGGTTGTTGCATCGTGCTTGCAAACTGAACATGCCAACAGGCCTTCCATGTCCTCACTTGTGAAGCTTTTTGAAGGTTCCGTTGATGTTGTAATTAACATGGACGAAGATTCTCAAAATGAATTAACATTAGAAGTGGAAGTGGAGAGTTTAGCTTCAACAGTTGCAGACTCTGTGTTATCTGGACCAAGGTGA